In Lacibacter sp. H375, one DNA window encodes the following:
- a CDS encoding SusC/RagA family TonB-linked outer membrane protein — MRKFVLLISLLLCSLHMMAQEKTVTGKVTDEKDGSTLSGVSVIVKGTSVGTTTGADGTFKLNVPTSAKTLVITLLDYENLEVAIGNRSTFNLALTSTSKSLSEVVVVAYGTTKKEAFTGSVGSIKAADIEKRPLGNVVKSIEGAIPGVVTTSGSGQPGNSNAIRIRGFGSISATQDPLFVIDGVPYVGGSSNINPDDVENITVLKDASATALYGSRAGNGVVMITTKKGKKGKNSISVKIAQGFSQRGLQEYDRVGPNEYYPVMWEAYRNSLVYRASGAISLDSANRVASGLTSRNGISDLLAYNPFNVARNQIVGVDGKLNANAQLLYADDLDWTKELMRNGVRKDYGINFSGGTDKADYFLSMGYLKEDGYTIQTDFERYSIRLNTNVRPLEWLKTGLNVTSNYSKFNTSSDGGGIVNPFTFTRNLGPIYPYYAHNMTTGQYVLDAGGNRIWDLGNFQNEAIGIQNGIRNRPGTTSGRHAPAELILNDYLSTRWVIGARSNTEITLFRDFKFTNNVAVDFQTDNDGTFENTLVGDGAPAGRLQKSSGSTVGLTANQLLGYGRKFGNHRVDALVGHETFNQFSTGLNGFRQGQSLTGINEFGNFTTINSLGSSTDRYRIESYFSRINYDFDGRYLLTASLRRDGNSRFASESRWGTFWALGGGWNVSRESFMSGIKWIDNLKLRGSYGLVGVADGIGLYAWQGLYGFANNANESGIVQSQTQVENRDLTWEINTQADIGVEFSLFKSRLSGTIEYYDRRSSDLLFAVPTPLSSGLLSATKNTATMYNKGLELQLNGDIIRTKDFTWSLGVNLTTVKNRITKMPESVKEFVSGTKKYQVGASLFDYWLRSYYGVDPSDGSVLYWAGNTTASSGIRLIDNKDGGKDTVTTLVANGKFAYHEGVIPDLYGSFAPAFRYKGFTLQALFTFQVGGKTYDANYQTLMSSGTYGSAVHVDILKRWQKPGDITNVPRMDNGQTADFNATSSRWLIDASYLNIRTLNLSYQFPNELLSRAKISGAQCYISLENVAFFSKRVGMNNQNAFSGITGGEYPPARIITAGITFTLN, encoded by the coding sequence ATGAGAAAATTTGTACTGCTTATTTCTTTGCTATTATGTTCATTACACATGATGGCACAGGAAAAAACTGTTACCGGAAAAGTAACGGATGAGAAAGATGGAAGCACTCTTTCAGGTGTTTCAGTTATTGTAAAAGGCACATCCGTTGGTACAACAACAGGTGCCGACGGTACCTTTAAATTAAATGTGCCGACAAGCGCAAAAACATTGGTGATAACGCTTCTCGATTATGAGAATCTTGAAGTCGCCATTGGCAACCGCTCCACATTTAATCTAGCACTTACTTCAACTTCAAAATCTTTGTCTGAAGTAGTGGTAGTTGCGTATGGTACCACAAAGAAGGAAGCTTTTACTGGTTCAGTTGGTTCAATTAAAGCGGCAGATATTGAAAAGAGGCCTTTAGGCAACGTTGTCAAATCAATTGAAGGTGCAATTCCTGGAGTAGTAACAACGTCAGGATCAGGACAACCGGGTAACTCAAATGCTATTCGCATAAGAGGTTTCGGGTCAATCTCTGCAACACAGGATCCACTTTTTGTGATTGACGGTGTGCCATATGTTGGTGGTAGTTCAAACATCAATCCTGATGATGTAGAAAACATTACCGTTTTAAAGGATGCATCTGCAACCGCATTATATGGTTCCAGAGCAGGTAACGGAGTTGTTATGATAACAACAAAAAAAGGTAAAAAAGGCAAAAACAGTATTTCTGTGAAGATCGCACAAGGATTTTCACAACGTGGTTTGCAGGAATATGACAGGGTTGGGCCAAATGAATATTATCCTGTAATGTGGGAAGCATACCGTAATTCGCTTGTTTACCGTGCCAGTGGCGCAATTTCTTTAGACTCAGCAAACAGAGTTGCATCTGGCCTTACAAGCAGAAACGGGATATCAGATTTATTGGCTTACAATCCATTTAATGTTGCACGAAATCAGATAGTAGGTGTTGATGGTAAATTAAATGCTAATGCCCAGCTATTATATGCTGATGATTTGGATTGGACAAAAGAATTAATGCGTAACGGTGTGCGAAAAGATTACGGTATCAATTTTAGCGGTGGTACAGATAAAGCGGATTATTTTCTTTCTATGGGGTATTTAAAGGAAGATGGTTATACAATTCAAACAGATTTTGAAAGATATTCTATAAGATTAAACACAAACGTAAGACCATTAGAATGGTTAAAAACAGGTTTAAATGTTACGAGCAACTACTCAAAATTTAATACTTCTTCTGATGGTGGCGGTATAGTTAACCCGTTTACGTTTACAAGAAATCTTGGCCCTATTTATCCTTATTATGCTCACAACATGACCACTGGTCAGTATGTTTTAGATGCTGGTGGGAACAGAATATGGGACTTGGGGAATTTTCAGAATGAAGCCATTGGTATTCAAAATGGAATCCGAAACAGACCAGGTACAACATCCGGACGCCACGCACCTGCTGAATTAATCCTGAACGATTATTTATCTACACGGTGGGTTATTGGAGCAAGATCAAACACAGAAATTACTTTGTTTCGTGACTTCAAATTCACAAATAATGTAGCTGTGGATTTTCAAACAGACAACGATGGCACGTTTGAAAATACACTTGTTGGTGATGGTGCACCGGCTGGAAGACTTCAAAAAAGTTCAGGATCAACAGTTGGATTAACAGCAAATCAATTGCTTGGTTATGGCAGAAAGTTTGGTAACCACCGAGTAGATGCACTTGTTGGGCATGAAACTTTCAATCAATTCAGCACAGGCCTAAACGGTTTCAGACAAGGTCAATCACTTACCGGCATAAATGAATTTGGAAACTTTACAACGATCAATTCTTTAGGTTCTTCAACAGACAGGTACAGAATTGAAAGTTACTTTTCAAGAATTAATTATGATTTCGATGGCAGATATCTGTTAACGGCTAGTTTGCGCAGAGATGGGAACTCCCGTTTTGCAAGTGAATCACGTTGGGGTACTTTCTGGGCACTTGGCGGTGGCTGGAATGTAAGCAGGGAAAGTTTCATGTCAGGTATAAAATGGATTGATAATCTTAAGTTACGGGGTTCATACGGTCTTGTTGGCGTAGCAGATGGTATTGGTTTGTATGCATGGCAGGGTTTGTACGGTTTTGCAAATAATGCGAATGAATCAGGCATCGTTCAAAGTCAAACGCAAGTTGAAAACAGGGATCTTACCTGGGAGATCAATACGCAGGCAGACATTGGAGTAGAATTTTCACTCTTCAAGTCTAGGCTGAGCGGTACAATTGAATATTATGATCGCAGATCAAGTGATTTATTATTTGCGGTACCTACTCCATTGTCAAGCGGATTGTTATCTGCAACAAAAAATACAGCCACTATGTATAATAAAGGGCTTGAATTACAATTGAATGGTGATATTATCAGAACAAAAGATTTTACGTGGAGTCTTGGCGTTAATTTAACTACTGTAAAAAACAGGATTACAAAAATGCCGGAAAGTGTTAAGGAATTTGTTAGTGGCACAAAAAAATATCAAGTTGGAGCTTCACTGTTTGACTATTGGTTACGTTCGTACTATGGCGTTGACCCCTCTGATGGGTCAGTACTTTATTGGGCAGGCAATACAACAGCATCGAGCGGCATTCGCTTGATTGATAATAAAGACGGGGGAAAAGATACTGTTACAACTTTAGTTGCAAACGGAAAATTCGCTTATCATGAAGGTGTGATACCTGATCTATATGGAAGTTTTGCACCTGCATTCAGATATAAGGGCTTTACTTTACAAGCATTATTTACATTCCAGGTCGGTGGTAAAACTTACGATGCCAATTACCAAACACTTATGTCATCAGGTACATACGGAAGTGCCGTACATGTTGATATTTTAAAAAGATGGCAAAAACCCGGCGATATTACAAATGTACCTCGCATGGACAATGGCCAAACAGCAGATTTTAACGCAACTTCATCACGCTGGTTGATTGACGCTTCTTATTTAAATATCAGGACCTTGAACCTGTCTTACCAGTTCCCAAATGAACTTTTAAGCAGGGCGAAAATTTCAGGTGCACAGTGTTATATAAGCCTTGAAAATGTAGCGTTCTTTTCTAAACGTGTAGGTATGAATAATCAAAATGCGTTTTCTGGTATAACTGGTGGTGAATACCCTCCTGCAAGAATAATTACCGCAGGCATAACCTTTACACTTAACTAA
- a CDS encoding RagB/SusD family nutrient uptake outer membrane protein, whose protein sequence is MKLKILSLLLLSSIIFSSCKKSFLDTFSTTAVAAADALSSTKNAWAALNGIHRIMYTQYDAQPQGGTSAIMVIRDLMGEDVLYTLANGRQDFGNHLKWLNHRNVNSGDTRFVYRLYYRIISNANVLINGIDGVPGPQADKNYIKGQALVYRAWAHFELVQFWGERFVAGNPNNGLGVPLLTTNTLEGQKRATVAEVYTQINKDLDEAISLLDGYVRTGSAAKSNFNKNVAQGIKARVALTQQNWDVAATMAIAARSGFALMSNADYTAGFNNTGISEWMWGSDQIADHNTFFWSFFANMGCNFNGTNTRTQPKAINSALWNTLPATDIRKSVFDLTGAGVPIPPGGARIPYQSKKFLAFDNATSIGDVPYMRAAEMYLIEAEARARQGGRDADAQQALFTLIKNRNPNYVLSTNTGVALLDEILFHRRVELWGEGFRWFDLKRMNVPLDRTVVPNTNATISLTLNVPANDKLWQWLFPQDEMNANPNLEQNPL, encoded by the coding sequence ATGAAATTAAAAATATTATCCCTCCTACTACTATCTTCAATAATCTTTTCTTCTTGTAAGAAGAGTTTTTTAGATACTTTCTCAACCACTGCTGTTGCCGCTGCTGACGCATTATCCAGTACAAAAAACGCATGGGCTGCTCTTAATGGCATTCATCGTATTATGTACACGCAATATGATGCACAACCACAAGGGGGAACATCTGCGATAATGGTTATAAGAGATTTAATGGGCGAAGATGTACTTTACACTTTGGCAAATGGCAGGCAAGATTTTGGCAACCATCTAAAATGGCTCAATCATCGAAATGTAAATTCCGGAGATACTCGATTTGTTTATCGCCTTTACTATCGAATTATTTCAAATGCTAATGTTCTAATTAACGGAATAGATGGAGTACCAGGTCCTCAAGCAGACAAGAATTATATAAAAGGCCAAGCGCTTGTTTATCGAGCTTGGGCACACTTTGAACTGGTTCAGTTTTGGGGTGAGCGCTTTGTTGCAGGAAATCCTAACAACGGATTAGGGGTGCCGCTTTTAACTACAAATACACTTGAAGGACAAAAGCGGGCAACTGTAGCCGAAGTTTATACACAAATTAATAAAGATCTAGATGAAGCTATTTCACTGCTTGATGGTTACGTTAGAACAGGCTCCGCTGCAAAATCGAATTTTAATAAAAATGTAGCTCAAGGAATTAAAGCACGTGTAGCGCTCACTCAGCAAAACTGGGATGTTGCGGCTACCATGGCAATTGCTGCAAGAAGTGGTTTTGCTTTAATGAGCAACGCAGACTATACGGCGGGGTTTAATAATACTGGTATTTCTGAATGGATGTGGGGTAGTGATCAAATAGCTGATCATAATACATTCTTTTGGTCATTTTTTGCTAACATGGGTTGCAACTTTAACGGCACAAATACAAGAACTCAACCCAAAGCAATCAATTCAGCCTTGTGGAATACATTACCTGCAACAGATATAAGAAAAAGTGTTTTTGACTTAACCGGTGCAGGCGTTCCTATTCCTCCGGGTGGTGCCAGAATACCTTACCAAAGCAAAAAATTTCTTGCATTTGATAATGCAACAAGTATTGGCGATGTGCCATACATGCGTGCTGCAGAAATGTATCTTATTGAAGCAGAAGCAAGAGCTCGTCAAGGTGGACGTGATGCTGATGCACAACAAGCGTTATTCACGTTAATTAAAAACAGAAATCCCAATTACGTGTTATCAACAAACACAGGAGTTGCACTTTTAGACGAAATTCTATTTCACAGGAGAGTTGAGCTTTGGGGTGAAGGATTTAGATGGTTTGATCTTAAGCGAATGAACGTTCCTCTTGACAGAACTGTTGTCCCGAACACTAATGCCACTATCTCTTTAACATTAAATGTTCCTGCCAACGACAAATTATGGCAATGGCTTTTCCCACAAGATGAGATGAATGCCAATCCTAATTTGGAACAAAACCCGTTATAA
- a CDS encoding cupin domain-containing protein: MQQQPGFIEDKQFEWQTAGEGIRRKIMAYDPSIMLVKVDFEQAAVGILHKHVHVQITHIESGVFEVEIAGEKKVLDPGDAFHIPSNVEHGVVCLEKGVLIDVFSPMREDFV, encoded by the coding sequence ATGCAACAACAACCCGGATTTATTGAAGACAAACAGTTTGAATGGCAAACGGCAGGCGAAGGTATCCGTCGCAAGATCATGGCATATGATCCATCAATCATGCTGGTAAAAGTAGATTTTGAGCAGGCTGCTGTTGGTATTTTACACAAACATGTGCATGTGCAAATAACACATATTGAAAGCGGGGTGTTTGAAGTAGAGATTGCCGGTGAAAAAAAAGTGCTTGATCCTGGCGATGCCTTTCATATACCATCTAATGTTGAGCATGGAGTTGTTTGTTTAGAAAAAGGTGTGCTCATTGATGTGTTTAGTCCTATGCGGGAAGACTTTGTGTAA
- a CDS encoding YwbE family protein codes for MEGTIRSNIKPGMQVLIILKKDQRTGVLTEGIVKDLLTSAPKHHRGIKVRLQDGQIGRVQKIIDEEDD; via the coding sequence ATGGAAGGAACCATCCGCTCAAATATTAAACCCGGCATGCAGGTACTGATCATCTTAAAAAAAGATCAACGAACCGGTGTACTTACCGAAGGCATTGTAAAAGACCTGCTCACAAGCGCTCCCAAACATCATCGTGGTATTAAAGTTCGTTTGCAGGATGGACAAATTGGGCGAGTGCAGAAAATCATTGATGAAGAAGATGATTGA
- a CDS encoding CHRD domain-containing protein encodes MKIVSKLAAVAAVFLLTAGFISCKKESTNTTEEQYKANCTGANQAPPNSSTATATFVGKYNSSTGTFSGTLTYTGITPTGWYVQKGTASANGEIVASLGAVVGSPFSFSIQMNASAAAELKAGAYYINVQSAAYPSGEIRGKLVLQ; translated from the coding sequence ATGAAAATTGTAAGTAAGCTCGCAGCAGTTGCTGCCGTATTTTTATTAACGGCGGGTTTTATAAGTTGTAAAAAGGAATCAACAAACACAACCGAAGAACAGTACAAGGCTAATTGTACAGGTGCAAATCAAGCTCCTCCAAATTCATCTACTGCTACTGCAACTTTTGTTGGTAAGTATAATTCAAGTACAGGAACATTTTCCGGTACGCTTACTTACACCGGTATTACACCAACAGGATGGTATGTTCAAAAAGGAACAGCATCTGCCAATGGTGAAATTGTTGCATCGCTTGGTGCGGTGGTAGGTTCTCCATTTTCATTCAGCATTCAAATGAATGCATCAGCAGCAGCTGAATTAAAAGCAGGAGCCTATTATATTAATGTACAATCGGCCGCATATCCATCAGGAGAGATTAGGGGGAAATTGGTGTTGCAATAA
- a CDS encoding PAS domain-containing protein, with amino-acid sequence MNSEDFSLRKLDELGLLVSDQVTAMLAYWDKDLISRFANNAYREWFGRTREEMINKMHISELLGPLYEKNLPYIKAVLTGEKQVFEREIPIPNGTGTRHSLATYIPDIKAGEVIGFFVHVADITYVKKLEQQLMQSKREILRNIIDTEENESRSLASILRENINQRLAACKILLDEKKENLSESERTVNKLMTDIIDEINSLCEELTPSELDIFGIEKTIELTCENFSLHYPLTIEFICYDKTIEQIGPDQKLAIFRIVQNFIKMSINNKQEVSVYIDLTFQQHEVGIRLLSTNLVKFSTDTKEYKAIECRVEYNGGSIVEIRNAEQSGMYIQFQTIG; translated from the coding sequence ATGAACTCAGAAGATTTTTCTCTGCGGAAATTAGATGAGCTTGGCCTTTTGGTTTCAGATCAGGTAACTGCAATGCTTGCATATTGGGATAAAGACCTCATCAGTAGGTTTGCCAATAATGCCTATCGTGAATGGTTTGGCCGAACGAGGGAGGAAATGATCAATAAAATGCACATCAGCGAATTGTTGGGCCCTTTATACGAAAAAAATTTGCCCTATATTAAAGCCGTATTAACTGGCGAAAAGCAAGTGTTCGAAAGGGAAATACCCATTCCCAATGGTACAGGCACCCGTCATTCCCTTGCAACTTATATACCTGATATTAAAGCAGGAGAAGTGATTGGTTTTTTTGTACACGTGGCCGATATAACATATGTGAAGAAACTCGAGCAGCAGTTAATGCAATCGAAACGTGAAATTCTGCGAAACATTATTGATACAGAAGAAAACGAAAGCCGCAGCCTTGCAAGTATTCTTCGGGAGAATATTAATCAACGGCTGGCCGCCTGCAAAATATTATTAGATGAAAAGAAAGAGAACCTGAGTGAATCTGAAAGAACAGTGAATAAACTGATGACCGATATTATTGATGAGATCAATTCTCTGTGTGAAGAACTAACGCCTTCTGAACTGGATATATTTGGTATTGAAAAAACAATTGAACTTACTTGTGAAAATTTTTCGTTGCATTATCCGCTTACAATTGAATTTATCTGTTATGATAAAACAATTGAACAAATTGGGCCGGATCAAAAACTCGCCATATTCAGGATCGTACAGAATTTTATTAAAATGAGTATTAACAATAAGCAGGAAGTATCTGTTTATATTGACCTTACTTTTCAGCAGCACGAAGTGGGGATCCGTTTGCTTTCAACAAACCTTGTAAAGTTTTCAACGGATACAAAAGAATATAAAGCAATAGAGTGCAGGGTAGAGTACAATGGAGGAAGCATCGTTGAAATTCGTAACGCAGAGCAATCCGGTATGTATATTCAGTTTCAAACAATCGGTTAA
- a CDS encoding glycoside hydrolase family 97 protein, with the protein MKQTILSIVIFLLFCLCLEAQSLRSPDKNLILMFSVAGGVPTYQLVYKEKTVILPSTLGLELKNDKKSLLNDFTITTTQTNTVDETWQPVWGEVSNIRNNYNELAVTLQQKETNRQLIIRFRLFNDGLGFRYEFPSQKNFNYFVIKEEHSQFAMAGNHTAWWIAGDYDTQEYDYTRSRLSEIRGLMKGAITSNASQTPFSPTGVQTALMMKSDDGLYINLHEAALINYSCMHLNLDDKTNVFESWLTPDAVGDKGYMQTPSTSPWRTVIVSDDARDILASKITYNLNEPSKIKETSWIKPVKYVGVWWEMITGKSAWSYTDDFPAVQLGVSDFSKAKPHGKHGANTAHVKEYIDFAAQHGFDGVLVEGWNVGWEDWFGQSKDYVFDFVTPYPDFDVVGIREYAKSKGVKMIMHHETSSSVRNYERHIDTAYKFMKANGYDAVKSGYVGNILPRGEHHYSQWIINHYQYAIEKAAQYQIMVNAHEAVRPTGIARTWPNLIGNEAARGTEFQAFGGSKPNHVAVLPFTRLIGGPMDYTPGVFEMDISKLNPGNSSHVNSTLTNQLALYVTMYSPLQMAADLPENYMRFPDAFQFIKDVAVDWDDSKYLEAEPGAYLTVARKAKKTGKWFLGSVGGEDARTSNIAFDFLENGKQYIATVYADAPDAHYKTKPQAYTIKKMLVTNKTKLKQWVAPGGGYAISFEEATPEMIKALKKR; encoded by the coding sequence ATGAAACAAACGATTTTATCTATTGTTATTTTTTTGCTTTTCTGCCTATGCTTAGAGGCGCAAAGTCTTCGTTCGCCAGATAAAAATTTAATCTTAATGTTTAGTGTAGCTGGCGGCGTACCTACGTATCAACTTGTTTACAAAGAAAAGACAGTTATTCTTCCCAGCACACTTGGACTTGAATTAAAAAACGATAAGAAATCATTACTCAATGATTTCACCATTACAACAACCCAAACAAATACAGTCGATGAAACATGGCAACCAGTGTGGGGCGAAGTAAGTAATATCCGAAACAACTATAATGAACTTGCTGTTACGTTACAACAAAAAGAAACCAATCGCCAACTCATTATTCGTTTTCGTTTGTTTAATGATGGATTGGGTTTCCGTTACGAGTTTCCTTCGCAGAAGAATTTCAACTACTTCGTAATAAAGGAAGAGCATAGCCAGTTTGCAATGGCAGGCAATCACACTGCCTGGTGGATCGCCGGTGATTATGATACACAAGAATACGATTACACCCGTTCACGTTTATCGGAGATACGTGGTTTGATGAAAGGAGCTATCACCAGTAATGCATCACAAACTCCGTTTTCACCAACAGGTGTGCAAACAGCGTTGATGATGAAGAGTGATGATGGATTGTACATTAACCTGCACGAAGCAGCACTCATCAACTACTCCTGCATGCATCTCAATCTTGATGATAAGACCAATGTATTTGAAAGCTGGCTTACACCTGATGCAGTGGGTGATAAAGGTTACATGCAAACACCATCTACATCGCCTTGGCGCACCGTGATTGTAAGTGATGATGCAAGAGATATTTTGGCATCGAAGATCACCTACAATTTAAATGAACCAAGTAAGATCAAAGAAACATCGTGGATTAAACCGGTGAAGTATGTGGGTGTTTGGTGGGAAATGATCACAGGTAAAAGTGCATGGTCGTACACCGATGATTTTCCTGCTGTGCAGTTAGGCGTAAGCGATTTCAGTAAAGCAAAACCACATGGTAAACATGGTGCCAACACAGCACATGTAAAGGAATATATAGATTTTGCTGCACAACATGGTTTTGATGGCGTATTGGTAGAAGGCTGGAATGTTGGTTGGGAAGATTGGTTTGGTCAGTCAAAAGATTATGTATTTGATTTTGTAACGCCTTATCCTGATTTTGATGTAGTGGGTATTCGTGAATATGCAAAATCAAAAGGAGTGAAGATGATCATGCATCATGAAACATCTTCATCGGTTCGTAACTATGAACGACATATTGATACAGCTTACAAATTCATGAAAGCAAATGGATACGATGCTGTCAAGAGTGGTTATGTAGGGAATATCTTACCAAGAGGTGAACATCACTACAGTCAGTGGATCATTAATCACTATCAATATGCTATTGAGAAAGCAGCACAATACCAGATCATGGTGAATGCACATGAAGCAGTTCGTCCAACAGGTATTGCACGCACATGGCCCAACTTAATTGGTAATGAAGCTGCACGTGGTACGGAGTTCCAGGCATTTGGTGGTTCCAAACCAAATCATGTGGCTGTGTTGCCGTTTACACGTTTGATTGGTGGGCCAATGGATTACACACCCGGTGTGTTTGAAATGGACATCAGTAAACTAAATCCTGGCAACAGCTCACATGTAAACAGTACACTTACCAATCAACTCGCATTGTATGTAACCATGTATAGTCCGTTGCAAATGGCTGCAGACTTACCAGAGAACTATATGCGTTTCCCTGATGCATTTCAATTCATCAAAGATGTTGCAGTTGATTGGGACGATAGTAAATACCTCGAAGCAGAACCAGGCGCATATTTAACCGTTGCACGTAAAGCAAAGAAAACAGGGAAGTGGTTTTTAGGAAGTGTAGGAGGTGAAGATGCCCGTACCTCAAACATTGCATTTGACTTTTTAGAAAATGGCAAACAATATATTGCTACTGTGTATGCCGATGCACCTGATGCACATTACAAAACAAAACCACAGGCTTATACCATTAAGAAAATGCTGGTTACCAATAAAACAAAATTGAAACAATGGGTTGCTCCGGGCGGGGGATATGCCATCAGTTTTGAAGAAGCAACACCTGAAATGATCAAGGCGTTGAAGAAGCGATAA